A genomic stretch from Caminicella sporogenes DSM 14501 includes:
- a CDS encoding pro-sigmaK processing inhibitor BofA family protein, whose amino-acid sequence MSIGIELSVIFAYALGLILLYIIGYVLLFPIRLIIKLIYNGIIGGILLLIVNFIGQFWGFSIIINPITALIAGFLGVPGVIMMLILKWIL is encoded by the coding sequence ATGAGTATAGGGATAGAATTGAGTGTTATATTTGCTTATGCTCTAGGGCTTATACTTTTATATATAATAGGATATGTTTTACTGTTTCCAATAAGATTAATTATAAAATTAATATATAACGGAATTATAGGAGGAATACTTCTTTTGATTGTGAATTTTATAGGGCAATTTTGGGGATTTAGTATAATTATTAATCCGATTACGGCTTTAATAGCGGGATTTTTAGGAGTTCCGGGTGTTATTATGATGCTTATTTTAAAATGGATACTTTGA
- a CDS encoding YaaL family protein, which translates to MIPHLKKEKGNDNNRLISVLNNIYEKLLYGEVKTEDEEILDSIKLAHEEWKNAEKYFENVTDPDLIDHAIYRMEAARIRYTYLLKLAKKMGIERDIN; encoded by the coding sequence ATGATACCACATTTAAAAAAAGAAAAAGGTAATGATAATAACAGGTTAATAAGTGTTTTAAATAATATATATGAAAAACTATTATATGGAGAGGTAAAGACAGAAGATGAAGAAATTTTAGATAGTATTAAATTAGCTCATGAAGAGTGGAAAAATGCAGAAAAATATTTTGAAAATGTAACAGATCCAGATTTGATAGACCATGCTATATATAGAATGGAAGCAGCAAGAATTCGTTATACTTATCTTTTAAAACTTGCAAAGAAAATGGGAATAGAACGAGATATAAATTAA